The sequence ggtttaatccgtaactttcgtttcagactccggccgggaaatgggcgttcctatgaagaggggtacatgattgacgtccagctatggcgcgtcatgccttccgaaaaaaaaaagccgaaataggacgcgaacatatacggcgcctgtgcagtcagctcctagtctgtgcgcagtcgccatatagcgccgtgaagagccgagtcctactccggctattttcggaaagtgtgacgtgccatagcctcCGTaaatcatgttccactcttcataggaacgcccattccccgcaggtgTCTGAAACGAAAcgtacggattaaaccgtaagtacagcacaaaaaaaaaaaaggcatactgtagctgatgctagtatgctagtttggatggtacaaagttgtgtttttgggtgaacctccgctttaagtcaattTTGAATAGGCAACCTTTCTGGAAGTGGTAAAACGCCACCTTTGTtgtaagattttttaatacatgtAATGTAACTCTTTGAGCCCCTTTTTTGTGTGAATGAATTGTTCTAATAAACTCATAATTCTCTATTTTTCTACATAGAGCACTGATAAGGAATCGTCCACTGAAGAGAAGCTTACTCCAGTTGCATTAGCAAAGCAAGTGGCTACATTAAAGCAACAATTGGTTTCCAACCACTTGGAGAAGTTGTTAGGTCCTGACGCTGCCATCAACCTGACAGACCCTGATGGAGCTCTTGCAAAGTAAGCATTCAAATAATAAAGATAACCCTTGTGTAATAAGACCTGGGCATTAACTCATTCCTCTTTTTATAGGACTGACTACTCTGTTTGTGAAAGGTGACATGTGATTGGTCATTTAAATAACTCTGTATGTGTAATATTTAAATGCTATAAGGATGTCCTAATAGAATGTGTTTGATATTAGGCCGACAAGGATCAGGAACGCATGGAATTAAGTCTTGTATCCGATGTTTCATTTTAGGCGGTTGTTAACTCAGTTGGATGCTGCTAAAACCAGGAAGATTCCAGAAGGAAAAAGCCAGGCAAAGGGATTAGACAAAGATGGGGGTTTGGTCACCTATGAATTACATTGCCGTCCTGAACAAAACAAATTTTCCCAGGCTGCTAAGGTAATGTTAGGTGGCACAAGTGTAATTAAATTATGACTTTTGCGTATAACAAAAATTAAGGATAGTAAACGTTGGTGGTTTTTCCTAAGAATGTTTTGTAGTTATTTCAATACTAGCAAATGTATAGTTCTCATAACTCCTTCCTGTTTTGCAATCTAAATAAAGGTCCCTCAGCAGCATTTGCTGGGGCATATGTCCCCCCCTTTCAAGCAAGTAGCTGAAACTTTGTGCGGCTGTTGACTCTCCATCCCATGTGTTACTGATGGCTCTGGTTCTCCCTGACAATCAGAGTtgttcctgatcatgtgaccactgtatcAGCTACACCATAGTGATCACATTGAGGcttcaatgataaaaaaaaagcctttagtcTGCAAATAAACACTTTTCAGACAATATATgcctttaaataaagaatttgtgTATATAAAATTTGTCAAAGTAGTTTTCAACTGTAAACCCAATACAACCATttgacctacaggcaagcctagattaaggcttacccgtaggttcaagaaatatctcccaaacctaaaaggtttagaagatatttgcagaaaatacaggcaccgatgtctacggtacAGGGGCACTAAGCGTGCCGTTTCTAACAGCAATCGTGCTGTGTTtggcggctcccgcacgcatgcatgggagtgacgtcattgcggctccggccagtcacagcgctggtGCCGCGATACCCCGGAAGTCACTCCCAGAGTGATGGCGGTGACGGAGGAGGGggaacgaggaccgctgcgggggcttcgatctcgggtaagtaattcataatgagtttttatatatatatatatatatatatatatatatatatatatatatatatatatatatatatatatatatatatatatatatatatatatatatatatatatataagggtttATTGCCTCTTTAACTGACGTATATGAATGCTGCTTAATATGGCCTGGGTAACTAGACATGAAATTGTCTCTAAACATACATAACACCTAGGCAGGTGTAAACCATAACATGAGCTAGCGTGTTTCTATTTCATTTGGTATGATCTGATCAGGTAGACATTGATATTCATGAGTGGGAATTTATCTTCCTGACACATTGCACATGGTTTGCtctgttcttttaaaaatgttccgTATCTGGCATTTGCTACAAGCAACTAATAACTGTGTCATGTTGGTTGTCTGTAAGTATATTTAGCGATCGGCCACAGTGAACCTGCTGTAGCAGACAGGATAGAAGAAATTACATTGGGGCTTTAAAGTTCAATTAAAATCGTTTTGAAGCAGTGCTTTTCATGTCTGTCACATTGAAATTAGTTTTATGACCTATCgcagtgatgttttttttcaccttgttATTGTGTTTACAGCTGGCAGAGCTTGAGAAAAGACTGGGTGAGCTAGAATCCGCTGTGCGCTGTGACCAGGACCCACAGGCAAGTTATAATATAGTCAATGAATTCTTATCTCTGACTTATTTTAGAGGTGATAGACATTACTTTTGTTGTTGTTGCAGAATCCTCTCACTGTTGGATTGCAAGGATCAAATATCATGGTATGTAGCTTGTCTATTAGAAGTGTGAAACAACTGTAAAAAGCACCATTGAACTTAAAACGATGTTGTAAAACTTTACCTGAAAAGTAGAATACTAGCTAACCTGAAAGTGGGGTAGAAACACAAGTGAATGCCTTGGATTTTTTTGTCTGCCCAGGATAGTGTGGAAATACTACAAGCTAAAGTGAACATGTTAGATGTTGGATCGTTGGATCAGGTGGAAGCCAGGCTACAGGTAAACAACCTCTTTGGTTTGTAGATGAAGGAATTGTGTCCAGAATTCGAATGTCTTTTTTGTTCATACATATGTGTCAAGTAGCTGTGTGTTTTATTCCATAGAGTGTTTTGGGGAAGATGAACGAAATTGCAAAGCACAAAGCAGCGGTTGAGGATGCAGACACAGAAAGCAAGGTATATGTTTAAAATATAATTCCAAACCCCTATGCAGCTCTTTGTAGGCATTGGCCCTCCTTTATTTTACATAAACCACACGACCCTAGCCACAGCTTGGGTCATGTGTCCAAGCATCAAAGGGGTGGCATATCGTATTTTTACTAAGAGAGGAGTACTCGGCTCTGAACATCTTAATACATTGTGAAGTGGAAATATTTAAATGCATTCTATTAGGTTTATGTGTGCGTTAAAGAACACCCGTTCGGTGAAAGCTGTGCCCATAAAAGCCAAGCAGAGGGAAAAAACACTGCCTTTACTGTTTCATACGTTTTGTGGAAGTAGACGTTTTGGTAGAGACAAAGGCTTTGCTTTCTTAGCATAGCTGCCATCTGATGACTGGTGGGGTAATGGTCAAGAAGCAGCAGGAAAAGTGGAAAAGCCATACACCCACAGACTAAATGAAGCAGAGAACCTGTAGAGTCGGTCCTCGTGTACAGCTGGTTGGAAAGtttttaaagagaaactgcaggctgctcacataatttgtaataaaaacatctttgtccttctgaagcttcccttcaaccacttggcatattattgtatatatactatgattctgtacttgccaaatatgctgcagaaatctccacgAAGTCTGGCTgcgtccattttaactgtgggcagctgaagctgctgcttgttcacttcctggatttacacacacacaccttcagctctcattggccctcttatgactcaacccacccccccccccccggcaaactAGAGTGAGAGCTGTGcaagatgtcataagcctaggctttttaccaggcaagaaacaggaagtggactgtaTACGGTATTTACTGAccgaaataaaatgttttactgtCCAAAGTTAAAACGGATAGAAAGTTGAAAAAacaactgaagttccactttaagcactgttATTTGGTGCCCGCAATAGCTACTCGGTTCTATCTACCCTTGTTGTACCGTAAGATTATGGCAGGTGGGGTGCATGGATGGAGGATTTCACCTAACAGAACaggcatcagcacaagggacatcctACTCActgtaagttatgtcccttgtgctgatttttttaaattaatcctTGCAGTTAGTCTCCCTCCCCACATTTTGCCTAGGATTGGATGAAAAAGGGGTTGTACTTGCGTTATTCCTCACTCCCATAGGATTCCTTCTCTTGCTATTTATGTTCACCCATGTACAAACTTTTTCAGCCAATGCAGAGATGTTTGTACACGCTTTAAGGTATTTCATACAGTCAGAACCTAAATAGTACTTGCCTCTTGTGTATGTGAGCTGCACTGTGTACACCACTTGGCTGTGTACATATTGATATACGCTACACGATTTACACAATTTACAGGCTGGGCTCCTTAAAAACTGTGGTAGAAGATATGTTTTAATGTTGCATAGCTGCTAAAGAATACCCAAAAGTAGTAAAAAGAACTCCGGGGGGGATTCCCATTCAATGGGGCTGTTCCATACTGCATGGGTTAACCGCTCGTGTGCATCTAGGGGATTACGAAGAGGAGATATACTTAAACGGCCATCCGTAAGACAAGTCCCAGCCGCATCTACCccatttccccctccccctccccccgtgcGCTAGCAGCCTTGTGAATAGAATGTTTCTGACATCACCCCGCCCACAGACCGGCTTTGGACCTGAGGACAGCAAGAACAGGCCATCACTGGATGTAGGGGTGCGCGGTTTTCCGGAGGACCGAAGGGACCGGCTAAGTACAGCTTTCCCTTGCactcctagacaaaacgagcagttaacccatgcagcgCGGGCAgagccccactgcatgggagaATATCATTTTTTCATGGAGTAGttctttttaaaacaaattattttaatagTCACATTTTGAGTATTTTATGTCTGTACATTGCCTTGTCTGTTTCCTCAGGTGCACCAGCTATTCGACATTGTTCAAAAATGGGATTCCATGTCTGGCACATTGCCCCAGGTGGTGCAAAGGCTGGTGGCGTTAAAGCAGCTTCATGAACAAGGTAAAGTCAGACTGCCCTG comes from Rana temporaria chromosome 2, aRanTem1.1, whole genome shotgun sequence and encodes:
- the DCTN2 gene encoding dynactin subunit 2 isoform X1, whose product is MADPKYADLPGIARNEPDVYETSDLPEDDQAEFDAFAQELEELTSTSVEHIIVNPNAAYDKFKDKRVGIKGLDFSDRISRSKRTGYESGEYELMGEGIGIKETPQQKYQRLLHEVQELTQEVENIQSTDKESSTEEKLTPVALAKQVATLKQQLVSNHLEKLLGPDAAINLTDPDGALAKRLLTQLDAAKTRKIPEGKSQAKGLDKDGGLVTYELHCRPEQNKFSQAAKLAELEKRLGELESAVRCDQDPQNPLTVGLQGSNIMDSVEILQAKVNMLDVGSLDQVEARLQSVLGKMNEIAKHKAAVEDADTESKVHQLFDIVQKWDSMSGTLPQVVQRLVALKQLHEQAMQFGQLLTHLDTTQQMIANSLKDNKSGLAVVQKAMKENLATVEDNFSSIDSRIKILSK
- the DCTN2 gene encoding dynactin subunit 2 isoform X2, giving the protein MADPKYADLPGIARNEPDVYETSDLPEDDQAEFDAFAQEELTSTSVEHIIVNPNAAYDKFKDKRVGIKGLDFSDRISRSKRTGYESGEYELMGEGIGIKETPQQKYQRLLHEVQELTQEVENIQSTDKESSTEEKLTPVALAKQVATLKQQLVSNHLEKLLGPDAAINLTDPDGALAKRLLTQLDAAKTRKIPEGKSQAKGLDKDGGLVTYELHCRPEQNKFSQAAKLAELEKRLGELESAVRCDQDPQNPLTVGLQGSNIMDSVEILQAKVNMLDVGSLDQVEARLQSVLGKMNEIAKHKAAVEDADTESKVHQLFDIVQKWDSMSGTLPQVVQRLVALKQLHEQAMQFGQLLTHLDTTQQMIANSLKDNKSGLAVVQKAMKENLATVEDNFSSIDSRIKILSK
- the DCTN2 gene encoding dynactin subunit 2 isoform X3 produces the protein MADPKYADLPGIARNEPDVYETSDLPEDDQAEFDAELEELTSTSVEHIIVNPNAAYDKFKDKRVGIKGLDFSDRISRSKRTGYESGEYELMGEGIGIKETPQQKYQRLLHEVQELTQEVENIQSTDKESSTEEKLTPVALAKQVATLKQQLVSNHLEKLLGPDAAINLTDPDGALAKRLLTQLDAAKTRKIPEGKSQAKGLDKDGGLVTYELHCRPEQNKFSQAAKLAELEKRLGELESAVRCDQDPQNPLTVGLQGSNIMDSVEILQAKVNMLDVGSLDQVEARLQSVLGKMNEIAKHKAAVEDADTESKVHQLFDIVQKWDSMSGTLPQVVQRLVALKQLHEQAMQFGQLLTHLDTTQQMIANSLKDNKSGLAVVQKAMKENLATVEDNFSSIDSRIKILSK
- the DCTN2 gene encoding dynactin subunit 2 isoform X4; this translates as MADPKYADLPGIARNEPDVYETSDLPEDDQAEFDAEELTSTSVEHIIVNPNAAYDKFKDKRVGIKGLDFSDRISRSKRTGYESGEYELMGEGIGIKETPQQKYQRLLHEVQELTQEVENIQSTDKESSTEEKLTPVALAKQVATLKQQLVSNHLEKLLGPDAAINLTDPDGALAKRLLTQLDAAKTRKIPEGKSQAKGLDKDGGLVTYELHCRPEQNKFSQAAKLAELEKRLGELESAVRCDQDPQNPLTVGLQGSNIMDSVEILQAKVNMLDVGSLDQVEARLQSVLGKMNEIAKHKAAVEDADTESKVHQLFDIVQKWDSMSGTLPQVVQRLVALKQLHEQAMQFGQLLTHLDTTQQMIANSLKDNKSGLAVVQKAMKENLATVEDNFSSIDSRIKILSK